A genomic window from Methanovulcanius yangii includes:
- the xseA gene encoding exodeoxyribonuclease VII large subunit, which translates to MDWFDSRETSCPVYSVDQISAVIRDLLDDRRLRDVWISGEVTNCTNHRSGHLYFSLSGSADTSRRPSLIRCAVWKSYARELEFLPANGMQVLAYGSVDLYEPNGEYKFIVRDMRPAGEGDKHLMVERWKAALDKEGVFDLDRKKPLPQFPASVGVVTADTGAARRDIERVIARRYPLPVLLAPCRVQGEGAHTEIAAAVRALDGRVDVIIVGRGGGSFEDLFEFNHPDVVRAVAACQTPVVSAVGHEVDTTLVDYAADVRAATPSVAAELVVPDRIEMMRGLEEIHERLRRSVDRTIVREHEGLVYLCLRLRPDRLRKRINFEQQGLAEMTDRLNRGYQRIIERQKVELANLSGLLRAAHPLLPLERGYTMVRDNNRLISSAHDVSTGDEIMVFWHDGSAKTKVMEMRYDDKL; encoded by the coding sequence ATGGACTGGTTTGATTCGCGCGAAACCTCCTGTCCTGTCTATTCCGTTGACCAGATCTCAGCGGTGATACGGGATCTGCTGGATGATCGCAGATTGCGTGACGTGTGGATATCCGGGGAAGTCACGAACTGCACAAATCATCGGTCGGGACATCTCTATTTCTCCCTCTCAGGAAGTGCCGACACCTCACGGCGCCCATCCCTTATTCGTTGTGCGGTATGGAAATCCTATGCCCGTGAGCTTGAGTTTCTTCCGGCAAACGGAATGCAGGTTCTTGCGTACGGTTCTGTGGATCTCTACGAACCGAATGGAGAATACAAATTCATCGTTCGTGATATGCGACCTGCGGGGGAAGGGGATAAGCACCTCATGGTCGAACGCTGGAAAGCGGCGCTCGATAAGGAAGGTGTCTTCGATCTTGATCGGAAAAAGCCACTGCCGCAATTTCCTGCTTCTGTTGGTGTCGTTACCGCTGATACAGGGGCGGCACGAAGGGATATCGAACGTGTGATTGCACGTCGGTATCCATTGCCGGTCCTTCTTGCCCCCTGCAGAGTACAGGGTGAGGGTGCACATACGGAGATTGCCGCTGCTGTTCGCGCGCTCGACGGCAGGGTTGACGTCATTATCGTCGGAAGAGGGGGAGGTAGTTTCGAAGATCTCTTTGAATTCAATCATCCTGATGTTGTCCGGGCAGTTGCCGCATGCCAAACGCCGGTGGTCAGTGCAGTTGGTCATGAGGTTGACACGACACTGGTGGATTATGCCGCCGATGTGAGGGCTGCAACGCCATCTGTTGCAGCAGAGCTGGTTGTTCCGGACCGGATTGAGATGATGCGGGGGCTTGAGGAGATCCATGAGCGCCTCAGGCGGTCGGTCGATCGCACGATTGTACGGGAGCATGAGGGCCTCGTCTACCTCTGTCTTCGTCTGCGGCCGGATCGCCTCAGAAAGAGAATCAATTTTGAGCAGCAGGGTCTTGCAGAGATGACAGACAGGCTGAACAGGGGATATCAGCGCATTATAGAACGCCAGAAGGTTGAACTTGCAAATTTATCCGGGTTACTTCGTGCCGCTCATCCCCTCCTTCCCCTTGAACGAGGATACACGATGGTGCGGGATAACAACCGACTGATCTCATCGGCACATGATGTCAGCACCGGGGATGAAATCATGGTATTCTGGCATGACGGTTCGGCAAAGACAAAGGTAATGGAGATGCGTTATGACGATAAGTTATGA
- a CDS encoding hemolysin family protein, which translates to MIEYSVALIFFVVCIFLSGFFSGSEVALISLNAAKVRTLVEQKKKGSSALERLKADPDRLLITILIGNNLVNIAAASIATAVAIAIWGEIGVGIATFFTTLVMLTMGEILPKTYAARSAERVALLVARPILYLSYALYPLFWVIDVGKKTFSRDRITRPTVTEDEIKQWIDVGEEEGTIEEQEHEMLYRVFRFSETIAREVMTPRADVVMIDVEDPLEDSINIFNETGYTRIPVYDDQIDNIIGILNVKDVFEAIYSKRENVTIPELIYEAYFVPETKDIDDLLRELQKKKLHIAIVINEYGTFAGIITVEDILEELVGEIMDEFDEEEPEIQKISDMVYIIDSRAWVDRVNETLNISLPLDDSYETMGGLITNQLGHIPKKGEVVEMPESGIRLMVMRMADKRIEDIKLIFPMETGSGENR; encoded by the coding sequence ATGATCGAATATAGTGTTGCACTGATATTTTTTGTGGTCTGCATCTTTCTCTCAGGATTCTTCTCCGGTTCAGAGGTTGCACTGATTTCTTTAAACGCTGCAAAGGTGCGGACACTTGTCGAGCAGAAGAAAAAGGGGTCATCCGCCCTTGAACGTCTGAAGGCAGACCCTGATCGCCTCCTTATCACCATCCTCATAGGGAACAATCTCGTCAATATCGCCGCGGCATCAATAGCCACGGCAGTTGCAATTGCCATTTGGGGGGAAATTGGAGTAGGAATTGCAACGTTCTTTACCACGCTCGTGATGCTTACCATGGGGGAGATACTTCCAAAGACATACGCTGCGCGGTCTGCAGAACGGGTTGCTCTTCTCGTGGCGCGCCCCATCCTCTACCTGTCATATGCCCTGTATCCGTTGTTCTGGGTAATTGACGTCGGGAAAAAGACTTTTTCCCGGGATCGGATCACCAGACCCACAGTCACGGAAGACGAGATTAAACAATGGATTGATGTGGGAGAAGAGGAAGGAACCATCGAAGAGCAGGAGCATGAGATGCTCTATCGGGTCTTTCGTTTTTCCGAAACCATCGCCCGTGAAGTCATGACACCACGCGCAGATGTTGTCATGATTGATGTTGAGGATCCCCTCGAAGACTCAATCAACATCTTCAATGAAACCGGATATACCCGCATCCCGGTCTACGACGACCAGATCGACAACATCATCGGTATTCTGAATGTCAAGGATGTGTTTGAGGCGATCTATTCGAAGCGGGAGAATGTGACGATTCCCGAACTCATCTACGAGGCATACTTCGTTCCAGAAACGAAGGATATTGATGACCTGCTTCGCGAGCTGCAAAAGAAAAAACTGCACATTGCCATTGTCATAAATGAATATGGCACCTTCGCAGGAATCATCACTGTTGAGGACATCCTGGAAGAGCTTGTCGGCGAGATCATGGATGAATTTGACGAAGAAGAACCGGAAATTCAGAAGATTAGCGATATGGTCTATATCATTGATTCACGAGCGTGGGTTGACCGGGTAAATGAGACCCTGAATATATCCCTGCCTCTCGATGATTCTTATGAGACGATGGGGGGCCTAATAACCAACCAACTCGGCCACATACCGAAAAAAGGAGAAGTCGTTGAAATGCCGGAGAGCGGAATCAGACTGATGGTGATGAGAATGGCGGACAAACGTATCGAGGACATCAAACTCATCTTCCCGATGGAAACCGGCAGCGGTGAGAATCGTTAA
- the xseB gene encoding exodeoxyribonuclease VII small subunit, translated as MTISYEKKMEELKTIVAKLEDGSAPLDEMIELYERGVSLVKECETILEEAEMKVSLLQDG; from the coding sequence ATGACGATAAGTTATGAAAAAAAGATGGAAGAACTCAAAACCATCGTGGCAAAACTTGAAGACGGGTCCGCCCCTCTTGATGAAATGATCGAACTGTACGAGCGTGGAGTCTCACTCGTCAAGGAGTGTGAAACAATCCTTGAAGAAGCTGAAATGAAGGTGTCTCTTCTTCAGGACGGCTGA
- the purN gene encoding phosphoribosylglycinamide formyltransferase translates to MKRIAVLASGNGSNFQAIIERVRDGAIPGRIIRLITDNPGAYAIERAGRAGIEVRVIDFRSFDSRSDYDRVLEQAMDETRADLFVLAGYMRLLNDKTAAKFAGKMINIHPSLLPSFAGLHAQRQAIEYGVKVAGCTVHFVDEEMDSGPIIIQRVVDVAETDDEDSLAQKIMIHEHQALPYAVQLFCEDRLRINGRQVQILKDAE, encoded by the coding sequence ATGAAACGCATTGCCGTTCTCGCGTCAGGGAATGGATCAAACTTTCAGGCTATCATCGAACGTGTACGAGACGGTGCAATTCCGGGCCGCATCATCCGCCTGATAACCGACAACCCCGGGGCTTATGCAATTGAGCGGGCAGGCCGGGCAGGCATTGAGGTACGCGTCATCGATTTTCGTTCCTTTGATTCCCGATCAGATTATGACAGGGTACTCGAACAGGCAATGGATGAGACAAGAGCGGATCTCTTCGTCCTCGCCGGATATATGAGACTTCTCAATGACAAAACAGCTGCAAAATTTGCAGGGAAGATGATCAACATTCATCCATCGCTGCTTCCAAGCTTTGCCGGCCTTCATGCCCAGCGTCAGGCAATTGAATATGGGGTGAAGGTAGCCGGATGCACAGTCCATTTTGTCGATGAAGAGATGGACTCAGGCCCGATCATCATCCAGAGGGTTGTAGATGTTGCGGAGACCGATGATGAAGATTCATTAGCACAAAAGATCATGATACATGAGCATCAGGCACTCCCCTATGCCGTGCAGCTATTTTGTGAAGACCGCCTCAGGATCAACGGGCGTCAGGTTCAAATTCTCAAAGACGCCGAATAA
- a CDS encoding DUF371 domain-containing protein produces the protein MEECIREFIRCSGHPNVKADHRTTFEITTDSYLTTCGTCIVGIDSDKGAAALSDAFKSALARDEAVLRTTLEGGGHSCIILSKGSEKMNLSHPTDLVWRMSEYVCDRTVGICSDMPASGIPRPLIEWLKKGNPMTVKMEVFSRPEEETPSFQLLQGLFHTP, from the coding sequence ATGGAAGAGTGTATACGCGAATTTATCCGGTGTTCCGGACACCCGAATGTCAAAGCGGATCACAGGACCACCTTTGAGATAACGACGGATTCGTACCTGACAACATGTGGCACATGCATCGTCGGAATCGATTCAGATAAAGGAGCTGCTGCACTCTCGGATGCGTTTAAATCCGCCCTTGCAAGGGATGAGGCAGTACTCAGAACCACACTTGAAGGTGGCGGTCACTCCTGCATAATCCTCTCCAAAGGAAGCGAAAAAATGAACCTCTCACACCCGACAGATCTCGTATGGCGCATGAGCGAATATGTCTGCGACAGGACAGTAGGAATCTGCTCTGATATGCCCGCTTCGGGCATTCCCCGGCCTCTGATTGAATGGCTGAAGAAAGGAAACCCGATGACCGTAAAAATGGAGGTATTCAGCCGTCCTGAAGAAGAGACACCTTCATTTCAGCTTCTTCAAGGATTGTTTCACACTCCTTGA
- a CDS encoding sugar phosphate isomerase/epimerase family protein, with the protein MVRIGCSSMFFHEYQVREIFSFLEQAGCSAIEFWVETPYFWLSGLPIQELRESIDAHPCLLPIAIHAPVLDLNPCSINPGIVEVSIGYTCNAGEIAALTNASLLTIHPGRRTAKRPPSEMDYRRLEYYLDAVHACMKDTTVPVAIENMEPKINALLCSPEQMAEVLENHPWLSFTLDTAHAETGNADDLEDYINWFFDRIANVHVSAVGAGGPHMRVHGDQLTGHAIALLADYGYEGPLILELEDLHFSRHLSGEEKVTILEEEVAFLESFFD; encoded by the coding sequence ATGGTCCGGATCGGTTGTTCGAGCATGTTTTTCCACGAGTACCAGGTCAGGGAAATATTTTCTTTTCTGGAACAGGCAGGATGTTCTGCAATAGAATTCTGGGTTGAAACGCCGTATTTCTGGTTGTCGGGACTGCCGATTCAGGAATTACGAGAGTCTATTGATGCCCACCCATGTCTCTTACCAATCGCCATACATGCACCTGTTCTGGATCTCAACCCATGCTCCATCAATCCCGGGATTGTCGAAGTATCGATTGGGTATACCTGCAACGCCGGAGAGATTGCCGCCCTCACCAATGCTTCACTCCTGACCATCCATCCTGGAAGAAGAACTGCAAAGCGCCCCCCCTCGGAGATGGACTATCGCCGACTGGAATATTACCTTGATGCAGTCCATGCCTGCATGAAAGACACCACCGTGCCGGTTGCCATTGAAAATATGGAACCAAAGATCAATGCATTGCTCTGCTCCCCTGAACAGATGGCAGAAGTCCTGGAAAATCATCCCTGGCTTTCTTTTACCCTCGACACTGCGCATGCCGAAACAGGAAATGCCGACGACCTCGAAGATTACATCAACTGGTTTTTTGATCGTATTGCAAACGTTCATGTCAGTGCCGTCGGTGCCGGGGGGCCGCATATGCGGGTTCATGGTGATCAACTCACGGGACATGCAATCGCCCTGCTTGCCGATTACGGATACGAGGGGCCGCTGATTCTTGAACTCGAGGATCTCCATTTCAGCAGACACCTGTCCGGAGAGGAGAAAGTAACCATTCTCGAAGAAGAAGTCGCCTTCCTTGAAAGTTTCTTTGACTAA